One Nocardia sp. BMG111209 DNA segment encodes these proteins:
- a CDS encoding (2Fe-2S)-binding protein, translating to MTDIDIELRVNGDLRRDRVPPRLVLADYLRTRCGLTGTHLGCEHGVCGACTVLLDGAAVRACLIFAVQADGSEITTVEGIAAPDGELSPVQAAFREHHGLQCGFCTPGFIVSATAFLRENPDPTEGEIREAISGNLCRCTGYQGIVKAVAAAAASTKHDAAAAMGQETLEGSA from the coding sequence ACATCGAACTGCGGGTCAACGGCGATCTGCGCCGGGACCGGGTACCACCGCGGCTGGTGCTCGCGGACTACCTGCGCACCCGATGCGGCCTCACCGGAACACATCTGGGCTGCGAGCACGGCGTGTGCGGGGCGTGCACGGTCCTGCTGGACGGGGCCGCGGTGCGGGCCTGCCTGATCTTCGCGGTGCAGGCCGACGGGTCGGAGATCACCACGGTGGAGGGCATCGCCGCCCCGGACGGTGAACTGTCCCCGGTGCAGGCGGCGTTCCGCGAACACCACGGCCTGCAGTGCGGTTTCTGCACACCGGGTTTCATCGTGTCGGCCACCGCGTTCCTGCGGGAGAACCCCGACCCGACCGAGGGGGAGATCCGGGAAGCGATCTCCGGCAACCTGTGCCGCTGCACGGGCTACCAGGGGATCGTGAAAGCCGTTGCGGCCGCGGCCGCTTCGACGAAGCACGACGCTGCCGCCGCGATGGGGCAGGAAACTCTGGAAGGATCAGCGTGA